The Epinephelus lanceolatus isolate andai-2023 chromosome 13, ASM4190304v1, whole genome shotgun sequence genomic interval CaacaatttcatttatttttcatcacaGAAATGGATAAAATGCTGAGATATAGgcatacagtatatattatTTAAAGTGTACTTAAAATCAAGAAGGTGTCACAATCCTATGTGAAGTTTTGGGCACCCCTTAGTGAGGGTCAGGACCCCCAGGCTGGGAACCAGTGTCCTGAGGGATTTAATCTGGACCAAACCTCCAAAGTTTACAGGTCTACTGTATAatacaataattaaaaacatcTCATGTGTGACAACCTGGAGCAACAAGAATATCTGATTTAATCACAGAAGTTATAGTTAAAGGTTGTTTAAATCACAGTAGCTCATTAAAAACACTCCTGGTTGTCACATGATCAATTATGCTAGCTGCTGTTTAGGAgtttaatttaacttttacttTTCACAGGTACTAACTGAATATTAACACATAATGGTTTGTTGAGAGTTTTTATTTGGTGTCACCTGCAGTAGGAACGTTGTGTGCTGCTTAAGTTTTTGGGGACGGCATTATCGACCGGACTGACTGGCGCGAGCAGGATTCATTCAACTAATATTAACGCTAAAATTACGTTAATTTTACAATAAATACTGacataaacaaaatacaaattacTTGTAGTCCAAGACAGGGAGTGGAGACTAAATACAGACTAAATTACAGTAACGAGCTTATTTGACACAACATGGCGGCGGCCGTtactgctgtttcctcctcttcaAACTGACCAGTGTTTTGGAACAGAGGTTGGTAACAGTTAACGTTATTTGTAACTAACGGGGAAGGAGATATTTTTGAGCTAAAGCAGTTTTTGAGGTGTATCATCAGTAGCGTATACAAATCATACTTTTCTGCGGTTGTTTACACTTAATTTATTCGGCTGTTATAAAGCTACACGGTAAACAAAGCTGCGTATGAACCGTTAGCTAcattaagctaagctaactgttgACACTGTGTATATAAAACACTGTCTGTAtgatttctgtgttttctgtgtagATAATGTTGCTGACAGCTCGCTGCCTGTCCAAAGTGCTGCAGCTCACCCTGGCGGTCATCAAACCAGATGCTGTGGCTCATCCTGTCATGTTACAGGTGAACTCAGCCTGTCACTGTTACATTAATCCTTTCACTTCCTTCAGACTGTCTCTATTCAGATGCATTACTTTAGCAGTTTTTAACACATCTTCTACTGCCACTGTTGTCTCTCAAGTCTTACagagtgagcagtgataacagATAAAGAGTTAACAGTTTGACCTTGTTTTATAGCACATAACATTTCAGAACATAGAAACACCATCCTTATATTTGTTCCTCCCACCTCAAAATACCCAAGAAGATGTAGATGTTCATGCCTAAACTCTGTAAGACAGTatgacacaaataaatattaCCCATATTGTCCAATTATTTTATCAGTATTCAAGGTGTCTGTGGGTCCTTACAAAGACTTAACagttatttaattcatttataaatattaagtcattaaatagtcttaaatttgaatttgtgaggtcttaattatcacaaaaaatgtattcaatttAATTAATCCATCTTTAATTTCTGATATCACAAATCTctaaacctaccactgaacctaatactttctctttactttttactttatacttgcacttacctgttggcaaaatgcaGATTAACCTAAATTACTATAATAACCATATTCTgacataaaacctacctctgcacaggaccacatatatacttacctgcaatgcttgaattaaaaaaagatggatTTGTCCAAATATCTgtattaaaggagcaataagcgaaattcagcatttctagattgaaggaattaaaaaattgctatgtgaagaactggaggtgtaatttcatctggagtatagcatgacctcacacaccctctctctgtgttgatctccggcccattgtttacaagccggtccggctgcgcgttcatgtacatTCATGTGAATCCCACACGTTTTacttagtgttacagtaacgttaggcatcatagcatgggttaatgtccggagcttgagttattagcggctcggtcccagcaatgagTCAGGCGTTTCGGTTGTATTAGTTCAGTAGCctggcagcccagctaacatttgcaattagcattgtaaaatgtagcccggcgggcagcctggcggctgtgtttagctattcccctgcctacttcaatgatgatggtccctgtaataaatgcaatatatttgctgaaatggaggcgaggcttagtgactagaagagctggtagaagcgctccatagctgcaagctactccaatagccgtagtagctctagtgctaactctgggagctaacgctaacattcctctcttctccgtgagcccgcCAGGCTCCACGCTAGAGCTCGCCGGAGCCgagaagcaggctcccggaacaTTAGCATGGTAGCCGACTACTGCTAATGTTAACGTCCTCACGCTTCTCAGCTCCGACTCACTGTGCCTGGcggagaagcgtggggacgttagcactaatgggctgccatgctaacgttccaactcttctcgGTGAGACCGTGAGCCCGGCTCCCggctcagttggagttggagcgttagcgtggtagccgagtagtgctaacgctaacaggaaagcagggaaatagctaaacacagcagagaccgagagtgagtgaaagacattgctaactgctaaactaagctggctgtttaggttttatttcctcgcccctgtggcgagtgaatctgcctgcagtgaaagcgggggctaaccggtgcttcctcctcaggctccacttcactcagctgcctgacagacccgctgcttcttcccactttaacctaaataacaaacaggagctagctgggagcggctagcggagcgttagccgcagcatgaccggagggaaacacagccagttagcctccgctagcttcccagctagcggctctccgtttggatccaaccggagcaccgagccctggtttgttattcaggttaatgtgggaagaagcagcgggtgtatcgggcagctgagtgaagcggagcctgcggaagaaacaccgggaccgtctggatgtgatagtccgtGCTGCGGTACTCGTCTCGCCGGCACAGACGAGGcgagctggggggggggggggtgcagaggtagagggaggagtggctcatgacacactttgttttgctgtacaggcagtgcacaacagcgaacctagcggtgaaacgattttgcttattgcccctttaaatgtggttaaaaatgacattgaaaaggtcttaaaaggCATTAAATTTAAATGTCCGATACCTGTAGAGACACACAATTCATGAATTCATGAAGTCATTTCCCACAGAATTCCACAATTTGACTTCACAAACATAAATAAAGCATGAATAATAACAAGCTGAGGTTCTAATCATCCTATTTAATTACTCTATAAGATGTAGATCTAGAATAAATTAAACTTGTTATGGTTAAACCAAGTGCCTTCATCCATctgttcatttattattttgtctCATTCTATAATAAAATTATTCCAAGGAGCGGCATGTTCATTTACATGTCCTAAGCCAGCTCTGCTCTCACCTTTATTCCACAGAGTAAAGAATAATTTGTGGTCTTAATAGATTCACAAGCCCCAAAGCCTCAAAGTCATGAAAGCTGTGTCAATCATAAAATATTCCATTAGTCAAAGGAGCCATTTTAAAGCCCAGATAGTCGACCAGATTACtgttattttaatattaaagAGGAGAATGAACTTTTGTATCCGAATATTGTTTTCCTTCTGACAACCCTTTTCCTTCTCGACACAGTAAATCGATTATCATCAGCTACATTATGGCACATTATGGGAAAACTAATTTATATTTTCCTTCAGGCTCTTCACCAGAGAATCCTGGACAACAGCTTTGTGATTGTCAGGTGCAAAGATCTTGTGTGGAGGAAACAGGACTCTGAGAGGTTTTACGCTGAACATTCAGGTGTGTGGACACAACTCAGGCTGTCGAGCTGCAGGAATAAATCCATGAGTTGTCAACTGTtaaattaatcagcaactaaTCTGATGATGGATTAATCAGTTAAAAATTCTCTTATTCTGGCTtcttaaatatgaatattttacagTTTCTTTGCTCGTCCATGTCagcaaactgaatatctttgggttgcaGACAATATAAAATATTTGAGGATGTCATCTTAGGCTTTTGGGAACACTGatcgacatttttcaccattttctgtctTCTAATATAGCAAACAACTAATTGAtcaattgagaaaataattgacAGCTTATTGGGCAGTGAGAGTAATGGATAATGGATAATGAAAATAGTGAAAGCTCTGTTTGACTTCCTTCTGTTTGCTTCTCAGGGCGATTCTTCTACCAAAGACTTGTTGAGTTCATGTCAAGGTAAGCCTCCACATTGACATTACACATGCACATTTCCCAAACCATGACAGCTTTGACTGAGTTACTTTGATAAACGTTGTTGTCTGTGTGATGTATAACCCACTGGGGCTGACAGAGAAAAAGCACACGTCAGTTGACGGTGCTGCAATTTCCTGCTCAGCAAGTCGCCGGTGCATCATTTTCTGAAACTTCACAACAGGAGTTTCAATTATCAGCCAGGACAACAGCCCTGGAGCAATTGTCTGAAAATCACCATGTAGCCTGCTCACAATAGCTCCACACGGCACCCTCTGGACTGCAAAAGGTGCTTGTCATCACATTGTCATTTTTGTCTCCTCACAGCAGTGAATCAGTGGTTGCTACAGCAACCTTCCTCTGGATGCTGTCAGTGTTATTGGAGACATAGGAAGCATCCTCGGCATGTCAGCCAGTCAAGTTCGAAGCGGCTCCAGTCTGCATTGTTTTGCTATAACTGATGAACTGATATGTATTCATGGCCGAGCTCTCCTCCCAGGAGGTTCCGGAGTGAATACATTGGTGTGATTTATGAAGAGTCCGTCTTTGGCTCATCACTGAAGCACAGAAACCATCCAgtgtttaaaatgaaatgtctgTAACAGCCACACACAGCGGTGTCTGGCTTTGCATTAACTGTAAGCTGACAAGTCTCAATATTTGAGCATGATCCATGACCACTCACACTACTGTTAAATTGTTTCTCCACAGTGGTCCCATGCGAGCGTACATTTTAGCCAGAGAGGACGCCATACATCACTGGAGAGAGCTAATGGGACCAACCAAAGTGTTCAGAGCCAGATACACCTCACCTGCTTCTATCAGGGGCCAGTTTGGACTCACAGACACACGAAACACAACTCATGGCTCAGGTAGGATGTGTGTTGAGTGTCACATGGGCTGCCAAATCCAGAGGGGTCTAGCTCCACAGCTCCAGGCTCCTCTGTCGGACCCTCTCCAGTCCCAAACTTGGAGAAGGAAGTCTGAAATTGTGCCTGCCAGAGACGATCACCAGGATAGGAAAGCATGTGTTCATTAGTTTGAATAAGCCCCACAGCCTCCACCAGTAACACCAACAGACAACAGACAGCCtgtgacatgaagctacaaactgacaCCTTGTATTTCAGTGCTCCAATGACGTGGTGAAGCATCAGCAaatcatatgtttttgtttgtagcttagctcattattttattttatttaacctttattaaCCATGA includes:
- the nme6 gene encoding nucleoside diphosphate kinase 6; amino-acid sequence: MLLTARCLSKVLQLTLAVIKPDAVAHPVMLQALHQRILDNSFVIVRCKDLVWRKQDSERFYAEHSGRFFYQRLVEFMSSGPMRAYILAREDAIHHWRELMGPTKVFRARYTSPASIRGQFGLTDTRNTTHGSDSVESAQREIRFFFPDFCAEEWMEKEEPSFRSGQIHYDHKKQIHTLSTQS